In Primulina huaijiensis isolate GDHJ02 chromosome 6, ASM1229523v2, whole genome shotgun sequence, a single window of DNA contains:
- the LOC140978148 gene encoding uncharacterized GPI-anchored protein At1g61900-like isoform X1 encodes MRASALRWIDSYCCVLSEFPHQESRISSIFFSKKRALAHKYVQLALITASVPTHLSSSFMAIPTPLRSTQMPILGAAQQREMRGGVARSFNLYHLVVLLILPWIGKSQASLSEYPESFVIKERRADVFLPDTSPTASPQPFLPLLAPSPLAPFTNSTIPKLSGLCTLNFTALSSMMRLTSTDCTAAFAPLLANVVCCPQLEATLVILIGQSSNATNGLALNGTLASHCLSDFEQILVGQGANVGLSKICSIHSSNLTEGSCLVSDVSEFESTVDSSNLLASCGKIDIVNECCEQVCQNAILDASRKLAQKAFNMLSPDGSHVLSDHTTRVNDCKSIVLRWLASKLDPLHAKDVLRGLSNCKINKVCPLNFPNMSHVIEGCSAVTSNQTACCNAVESYVSHLQRQSFVTNFQALNCAASLGVKLRKANITNDVYSQCHISLKDFSLQVGTQESGCLLPSLPSDVILDVTAGVSFLCDLNDDIPAPWPSTSQLPASSCNKTIKIPALPAAASSGQSSLRCTHMNLLMLLMVSSALAVLM; translated from the exons ATGCGAGCCTCCGCCCTTAGGTGGATCGATTCGTACTGCTGTGTGTTATCTGAGTTTCCACACCAAGAATCAAGAATTTCCTCTATATTTTTCTCGAAAAAGCGGGCCCTCGCTCACAAATATGTACAGCTTGCGTTGATTACTGCTTCTGTCCCCACTCACTTGAGCAGCTCATTCATGGCTATCCCAACCCCCCTCCGCTCTACCCAGATGCCTATCT TAGGCGCAGCACAGCAAAGAGAAATGAGAGGAGGGGTAGCTCGAAGTTTCAATCTCTATCATTTAGTTGTGCTTCTGATTCTTCCCT GGATAGGAAAATCTCAAGCCTCCTTGTCGGAATATCCCGAAAGTTTTGTGATCAAGGAAAGACGAGCTGATGTATTTTTACCAGATACTTCCCCTACTGCCTCCCCTCAGccctttcttcctcttcttgCACCTTCTCCCTTGGCACCATTCACAAATAGTACAATCCCCAAATTATCAG GGTTATGTACTCTGAACTTTACTGCCCTCTCAAGCATGATGCGATTGACATCAACGGATTGCACGGCTGCATTTGCACCATTGTTGGCCAATGTAGTGTGCTGTCCTCAATTAGAAGCCACTCTGGTCATTCTCATTGGTCAATCTAGTAATGCAACCAACGGACTCGCTTTAAATGGAACACTAGCCTCCCATTGCCTTTCAGATTTTGAGCAAATTTTGGTGGGTCAGGGTGCCAATGTCGGTTTATCTAAGATATGCTCTATTCATTCATCGAATCTTACAGAAGGCTCTTGCCTGGTTAGCGATGTTTCCGAGTTTGAGAGCACGGTGGATTCATCTAACCTTCTTGCTTCTTGTGGGAAGATTGATATTGTGAATGAATGCTGTGAGCAAGTTTGCCAGAATGCTATTTTGGATGCCTCCAGAAAGCTTGCTCAAAAAGCTTTTAATATGTTGAGCCCGGATGGATCCCATGTGCTTTCTGACCATACAACGAGGGTCAATGACTGCAAAAGTATCGTACTAAGGTGGCTTGCGAGTAAACTTGATCCCTTACATGCAAAAGATGTTCTTCGTGGACTATCAAACTGCAAGATTAATAAAG TTTGTCCACTGAATTTCCCAAACATGAGCCATGTTATAGAAGGCTGCAGTGCTGTAACAAGTAACCAGACGGCATGTTGCAACGCTGTCGAGAGCTATGTGTCTCACCTGCAAAGGCAGAGTTTTGTCACAAACTTTCAAGCTTTGAATTGTGCGGCTTCACTTGGAGTCAAATTGCGAAAAGCAAACATCACAAATGATGTTTATAGCCAATGTCATATTAGCCTTAAAGATTTCTCCCTCCAAG TTGGTACGCAGG AGTCTGGTTGCCTTTTACCGAGCTTGCCATCAGACGTGATTTTAGACGTAACTGCCGGGGTCAGCTTCCTATGTGACTTGAACGACGACATTCCAGCTCCTTGGCCATCCACATCCCAGTTGCCAGCTTCATCGTGCAATAAAA CCATCAAAATTCCGGCACTGCCTGCTGCAGCGTCATCTGGGCAAAGCA
- the LOC140978148 gene encoding uncharacterized GPI-anchored protein At1g61900-like isoform X3 yields MRASALRWIDSYCLGAAQQREMRGGVARSFNLYHLVVLLILPWIGKSQASLSEYPESFVIKERRADVFLPDTSPTASPQPFLPLLAPSPLAPFTNSTIPKLSGLCTLNFTALSSMMRLTSTDCTAAFAPLLANVVCCPQLEATLVILIGQSSNATNGLALNGTLASHCLSDFEQILVGQGANVGLSKICSIHSSNLTEGSCLVSDVSEFESTVDSSNLLASCGKIDIVNECCEQVCQNAILDASRKLAQKAFNMLSPDGSHVLSDHTTRVNDCKSIVLRWLASKLDPLHAKDVLRGLSNCKINKVCPLNFPNMSHVIEGCSAVTSNQTACCNAVESYVSHLQRQSFVTNFQALNCAASLGVKLRKANITNDVYSQCHISLKDFSLQVGTQESGCLLPSLPSDVILDVTAGVSFLCDLNDDIPAPWPSTSQLPASSCNKTIKIPALPAAASSGQSSLRCTHMNLLMLLMVSSALAVLM; encoded by the exons ATGCGAGCCTCCGCCCTTAGGTGGATCGATTCGTACTGCT TAGGCGCAGCACAGCAAAGAGAAATGAGAGGAGGGGTAGCTCGAAGTTTCAATCTCTATCATTTAGTTGTGCTTCTGATTCTTCCCT GGATAGGAAAATCTCAAGCCTCCTTGTCGGAATATCCCGAAAGTTTTGTGATCAAGGAAAGACGAGCTGATGTATTTTTACCAGATACTTCCCCTACTGCCTCCCCTCAGccctttcttcctcttcttgCACCTTCTCCCTTGGCACCATTCACAAATAGTACAATCCCCAAATTATCAG GGTTATGTACTCTGAACTTTACTGCCCTCTCAAGCATGATGCGATTGACATCAACGGATTGCACGGCTGCATTTGCACCATTGTTGGCCAATGTAGTGTGCTGTCCTCAATTAGAAGCCACTCTGGTCATTCTCATTGGTCAATCTAGTAATGCAACCAACGGACTCGCTTTAAATGGAACACTAGCCTCCCATTGCCTTTCAGATTTTGAGCAAATTTTGGTGGGTCAGGGTGCCAATGTCGGTTTATCTAAGATATGCTCTATTCATTCATCGAATCTTACAGAAGGCTCTTGCCTGGTTAGCGATGTTTCCGAGTTTGAGAGCACGGTGGATTCATCTAACCTTCTTGCTTCTTGTGGGAAGATTGATATTGTGAATGAATGCTGTGAGCAAGTTTGCCAGAATGCTATTTTGGATGCCTCCAGAAAGCTTGCTCAAAAAGCTTTTAATATGTTGAGCCCGGATGGATCCCATGTGCTTTCTGACCATACAACGAGGGTCAATGACTGCAAAAGTATCGTACTAAGGTGGCTTGCGAGTAAACTTGATCCCTTACATGCAAAAGATGTTCTTCGTGGACTATCAAACTGCAAGATTAATAAAG TTTGTCCACTGAATTTCCCAAACATGAGCCATGTTATAGAAGGCTGCAGTGCTGTAACAAGTAACCAGACGGCATGTTGCAACGCTGTCGAGAGCTATGTGTCTCACCTGCAAAGGCAGAGTTTTGTCACAAACTTTCAAGCTTTGAATTGTGCGGCTTCACTTGGAGTCAAATTGCGAAAAGCAAACATCACAAATGATGTTTATAGCCAATGTCATATTAGCCTTAAAGATTTCTCCCTCCAAG TTGGTACGCAGG AGTCTGGTTGCCTTTTACCGAGCTTGCCATCAGACGTGATTTTAGACGTAACTGCCGGGGTCAGCTTCCTATGTGACTTGAACGACGACATTCCAGCTCCTTGGCCATCCACATCCCAGTTGCCAGCTTCATCGTGCAATAAAA CCATCAAAATTCCGGCACTGCCTGCTGCAGCGTCATCTGGGCAAAGCA
- the LOC140978146 gene encoding ATP synthase gamma chain, chloroplastic gives MSCSSITMWVSSKPSISDTSALSSLSYITPFQLPNSNTSSSVSTPSRSPSSTQIQCGLRDLRDRIESVKNTQKITEAMKLVAAAKVRRAQEAVVNSRPFSETLVEVLYNINEQLQTDDIDVPLTKVRPVKKVALVVVTGDRGLCGGFNNAILKKAESRIKDLKGLGLDYTVISVGKKGNMYFIRRPTIPVDRFLEGTNLPTAKEAQAIADDVFSLFVSEEVDKVELLYTKFVSLIKSDPVIHTLLPLSPKGEICDINGVCVDAAEDEFFRLTTKEGKLTVERDIVRAKTPEFSPILQFEQDPVQILDALLPLYLNSQILRALQESLASELAARMTAMSNATDNAVELKKNLSLAYNRQRQAKITGEILEIVAGADALA, from the coding sequence ATGTCTTGCTCGAGTATCACTATGTGGGTGTCCTCAAAACCCTCCATTTCCGACACTTCCGCTCTCTCATCGCTCTCCTATATCACCCCTTTTCAGCTTCCGAATTCAAACACTTCCAGCTCCGTTTCCACTCCATCTAGATCACCATCTTCCACCCAAATTCAGTGTGGTTTACGCGATTTACGTGACCGTATCGAATCGGTGAAAAACACCCAGAAAATCACTGAGGCAATGAAGCTTGTGGCTGCAGCCAAAGTGAGAAGAGCACAAGAAGCTGTggtcaattccaggcctttctCTGAAACGCTAGTTGAGGTCCTTTACAACATCAACGAACAGCTTCAAACGGATGACATCGACGTCCCGCTCACCAAGGTCAGGCCAGTCAAGAAAGTCGCCCTCGTCGTCGTAACCGGCGATCGTGGCCTGTGCGGCGGATTCAACAACGCCATACTGAAAAAAGCCGAGAGCCGTATCAAAGACTTGAAGGGTCTTGGCCTCGATTACACAGTCATAAGCGTCGGTAAAAAGGGTAACATGTATTTTATCCGCAGACCTACTATCCCCGTGGATAGGTTTCTCGAAGGCACTAACCTTCCGACTGCCAAAGAAGCTCAGGCCATCGCCGACGATGTATTTTCACTATTTGTTAGCGAGGAAGTCGACAAAGTGGAGCTTCTGTACACCAAGTTCGTGTCATTGATTAAGTCTGATCCTGTAATCCATACTTTGCTTCCATTATCACCAAAAGGAGAAATATGTGATATCAATGGCGTCTGTGTCGATGCGGCAGAAGATGAATTCTTCAGGTTAACGACAAAAGAAGGGAAACTAACAGTGGAGAGAGATATAGTGAGGGCTAAAACTCCAGAATTTTCGCCAATCTTGCAGTTCGAGCAGGACCCGGTTCAGATTCTTGATGCCCTTCTTCCTCTTTATTTGAACAGTCAAATCTTAAGGGCATTGCAAGAATCGCTGGCCAGTGAACTCGCTGCCAGGATGACGGCGATGAGCAATGCTACAGATAATGCGgtggaattgaagaaaaatttgtCTTTAGCGTACAACAGACAGCGGCAGGCGAAGATAACGGGGGAGATTTTGGAGATTGTTGCTGGCGCCGACGCTTTGGCCTAA
- the LOC140978148 gene encoding uncharacterized GPI-anchored protein At1g61900-like isoform X2 has translation MRASALRWIDSYCCVLSEFPHQESRISSIFFSKKRALAHKYVQLALITASVPTHLSSSFMAIPTPLRSTQMPICAAQQREMRGGVARSFNLYHLVVLLILPWIGKSQASLSEYPESFVIKERRADVFLPDTSPTASPQPFLPLLAPSPLAPFTNSTIPKLSGLCTLNFTALSSMMRLTSTDCTAAFAPLLANVVCCPQLEATLVILIGQSSNATNGLALNGTLASHCLSDFEQILVGQGANVGLSKICSIHSSNLTEGSCLVSDVSEFESTVDSSNLLASCGKIDIVNECCEQVCQNAILDASRKLAQKAFNMLSPDGSHVLSDHTTRVNDCKSIVLRWLASKLDPLHAKDVLRGLSNCKINKVCPLNFPNMSHVIEGCSAVTSNQTACCNAVESYVSHLQRQSFVTNFQALNCAASLGVKLRKANITNDVYSQCHISLKDFSLQVGTQESGCLLPSLPSDVILDVTAGVSFLCDLNDDIPAPWPSTSQLPASSCNKTIKIPALPAAASSGQSSLRCTHMNLLMLLMVSSALAVLM, from the exons ATGCGAGCCTCCGCCCTTAGGTGGATCGATTCGTACTGCTGTGTGTTATCTGAGTTTCCACACCAAGAATCAAGAATTTCCTCTATATTTTTCTCGAAAAAGCGGGCCCTCGCTCACAAATATGTACAGCTTGCGTTGATTACTGCTTCTGTCCCCACTCACTTGAGCAGCTCATTCATGGCTATCCCAACCCCCCTCCGCTCTACCCAGATGCCTATCT GCGCAGCACAGCAAAGAGAAATGAGAGGAGGGGTAGCTCGAAGTTTCAATCTCTATCATTTAGTTGTGCTTCTGATTCTTCCCT GGATAGGAAAATCTCAAGCCTCCTTGTCGGAATATCCCGAAAGTTTTGTGATCAAGGAAAGACGAGCTGATGTATTTTTACCAGATACTTCCCCTACTGCCTCCCCTCAGccctttcttcctcttcttgCACCTTCTCCCTTGGCACCATTCACAAATAGTACAATCCCCAAATTATCAG GGTTATGTACTCTGAACTTTACTGCCCTCTCAAGCATGATGCGATTGACATCAACGGATTGCACGGCTGCATTTGCACCATTGTTGGCCAATGTAGTGTGCTGTCCTCAATTAGAAGCCACTCTGGTCATTCTCATTGGTCAATCTAGTAATGCAACCAACGGACTCGCTTTAAATGGAACACTAGCCTCCCATTGCCTTTCAGATTTTGAGCAAATTTTGGTGGGTCAGGGTGCCAATGTCGGTTTATCTAAGATATGCTCTATTCATTCATCGAATCTTACAGAAGGCTCTTGCCTGGTTAGCGATGTTTCCGAGTTTGAGAGCACGGTGGATTCATCTAACCTTCTTGCTTCTTGTGGGAAGATTGATATTGTGAATGAATGCTGTGAGCAAGTTTGCCAGAATGCTATTTTGGATGCCTCCAGAAAGCTTGCTCAAAAAGCTTTTAATATGTTGAGCCCGGATGGATCCCATGTGCTTTCTGACCATACAACGAGGGTCAATGACTGCAAAAGTATCGTACTAAGGTGGCTTGCGAGTAAACTTGATCCCTTACATGCAAAAGATGTTCTTCGTGGACTATCAAACTGCAAGATTAATAAAG TTTGTCCACTGAATTTCCCAAACATGAGCCATGTTATAGAAGGCTGCAGTGCTGTAACAAGTAACCAGACGGCATGTTGCAACGCTGTCGAGAGCTATGTGTCTCACCTGCAAAGGCAGAGTTTTGTCACAAACTTTCAAGCTTTGAATTGTGCGGCTTCACTTGGAGTCAAATTGCGAAAAGCAAACATCACAAATGATGTTTATAGCCAATGTCATATTAGCCTTAAAGATTTCTCCCTCCAAG TTGGTACGCAGG AGTCTGGTTGCCTTTTACCGAGCTTGCCATCAGACGTGATTTTAGACGTAACTGCCGGGGTCAGCTTCCTATGTGACTTGAACGACGACATTCCAGCTCCTTGGCCATCCACATCCCAGTTGCCAGCTTCATCGTGCAATAAAA CCATCAAAATTCCGGCACTGCCTGCTGCAGCGTCATCTGGGCAAAGCA